Within the Gemmatimonadales bacterium genome, the region CCGAACGGCCGGGAGTGGCGCCATCGAAGGAATATTCTTATATTACCAGATAGTTGTGTAGCGATTAATCAGGAGGTATCCAGCATGGAACTCAGCGACTCCAACGCCACCGCCATCGCCGAGCGGTTCAAGGCCCTCGGCGAACCGATGCGGCTGCGGCTCCTGCAGGCGCTGCGCACCGGGGAATGCTCGGTGGGCGACCTTGCCGAGCGGACCGGCGGCGGCCAGGCCAACGTGTCGAAGCACCTGCAGGTGCTGCTGCAGCAGGGGTACGTGGACCGGCGGAAGGAAGGGACCACCAGCTGGTACCGGATCACCGACCCGCAGGTGTTCACGATGTGCGAGCTGGTGTGCGGCGGGCTGGAGGAGGAGCTCGACCGGAAGAAGAAGCTCCTCCGCCGCCGCCGGTAAGCGTCAGGCCTTCTTCGGCTCGCAGCCGAAGAGGCGGAGCCGGCCGAAGACCCGCTCCGGCAGGCAGAAGCCGGTAAAGCTCGACTGCACCAGGTTGAACCCGACGAAGGCGGTGAAGAGAAACCAGGCGGGGTGCACCCAGTATCCCAGGGCCACCGAGCCCATGACGAACAACCCTGCCATCCGCCGAATGACTTTCTCGTTGCACATCCTCGACCTCCAATCCTAGAAGAATGAGTCGACAGGCATCACGGCCACGTGCAGCCGTTCGCCCGGAGGAAGTTCCGCCGCGCGACAGTGCGTCGCCGCGGTGCGCGCCAGTTCGTCGTCCACCACGGCAAACCCGACCGCGACGCTGCCGGGCCAGGCGCGGGTACCGGCCCGGGGGCCGGTGAGCCCATGCCCGTGCCCTCCCTCGAACCAGGTATGGCCGGGGACGCCGGCGTCATCGAGCATCGCGGAGATCCGCGCCGGCTCGGCGCCGCTGTAGGTCAGCATGATCATCTTCATGAGGAGGCTCCTTCGCGGCGCCGGAGCTCCCAGTAGAGGAGCGGCACCACGACCATGGTGAGCAGCGTGGCTGCGATGGCGCCGCTCATCAGCGCCACGGCGAGGCCCTGGAAGATCGGGTCGAGCACCATCACGATCCCGCCGATGACCACCGCCGCGGCGGTGAGGGCAATCGGCCGGAATCGCACCGCGCCGGCCTCGAGCACCGCTTCCCGCAGCGGCCGTCCGCGCGCTTCCGCCAGCTGGATGAAGTCCACCAGCAGGATCGAGTTTCGCACGATGATTCCCGCCAGCGCGATCATCCCGATCATCGACGTGGCGGTGAAGAAGGCGCCGGTGAGGGCGTGCCCCGGCAGGATGCCGATGAGCGTGAGCGGGATCGGCGCCATGATGACGAGGGGGATCTTGAAGGACTGGAACCACCCCACCACCAGCACGTAGATGAGCACCAGCACCGCGGCGAAGGCGAGGCCGAGGTCGCGGAAGACCTCGATCGTCACCTGCCACTCGCCGTCCCACTTCATGGCAGTTTCGTCGAGCCGGTCTGGCGCGGTCGCGTTGTAGCGCGCGATGGTGGCGCCGTTCACCTGCACGGTGTCGAGCGCCTTGTTCATGGCCAGGATGGCGTACACCGGCGACTCGATGGTACCGGCCACGTCGCCGGTGACATAGATGACCGGGCGGAGGTTCTTCCGCATTCGGAGCGGTGAACGGGTCATGGACTCCACCGTGACAAACCGACCCAACGGGGTCGGGCCGCGCGGCGTGGCCACCGGCACCGCCAGCAGCGCCTCGACGCTGCTCCGATTCGAGAGCCCGAGCCGGGGGACGATGGCCACGCCCTCGCGCGCGGTCGGCGCGCTGGCCAGGCCGGCGTCGGCCCCGGAGAGCGCCATGGTCAGCACCTGCGCCACCTGTTCGACGGTGACTCCCGCCTCGGCGGCGCGGACCCGGTCGACGCGGAAGGCGCGCTTGGCCTGCGGCGCCTCGACGGTCCAGTCCACGTCCACCACACCGGGGGTGGATTCCATGACGGCCTTGACCTTCGTGGCCGCAGCCAGCCGGGTGCTGTCGTCGGCGGCGTACACCTCGGCCACCAGCGTCGAGAGCACCGGCGGGCCGGGCGGAATTTCCGCAATCTTGGCGTTCGCGCCGAAGCTGCGCGCAATCGAGTCTACGGATGGACGGACCGCCACCGCGATGTCGTGGCTCTGCCGGCTCCGCTCCCCCTTGGGGAGAAGGTTCACCTGCACGTCGGCGACGTTGGCGCCTCGACGCATGAAGTAGTGCCGCACCAGGCCGTTGAAGTTGAACGGCGCCGAGGTGCCGGCGTAGGTCTCGGTGCTGGTCACCTCCGGCACCGTCCGGAGGTACGCGGCCACGGCGCCCGCCGCGGCGTTGGAGGTCTCCAGCGTTGCGCCCTCGGGGAGATCGAGCACCACCTGGAACTCCGACTTGTTGTCGAAGGGGAGCATCTTCACTTCCACCAGCTTGACGGCCAGCAAGCCCATCGACAGCAGGAGCAGCGCCACGACCCCGCCGTAGAACGCCATCCGGCGGCGCGGAATGTCCATCAGCGGCGTCATGATGCCGGTGTAGAACTTTGCGAAGCCCGAGAGCTCCTCCGGCTCGTGCGCCCGGTCGGGCATGTGCGGCCCGGCGGCGACGTGGCCCTTGAGGAGCCGGAGCGCCAGGTACGGCGTGATGATGAAGGCCACCGCGAGGGAGGCGAGCATCGCCGCCGATGCGCCGACCGGAATGGGCCGCATGTAGGGGCCCATGAGGCCGGACACGAAGGCCATCGGCAGGATGGCCGCGATGACGGTGAAGGTGGCGAGGATGGTCGGGTTGCCGACCTCGTCCACGCCTTCGACGGCGGCGACGTCCGGAGCGCGGTCGCCCATCTGGAGGTGGCGATAGATGTTCTCCACCACAACGATGGCGTCGTCCACCAGGATGCCGATCGAGAAGATCAGCGCGAAGAGGGTGATCCGGTTGAGGGAGTACCCCAGCGCGTAGTACACGAAGAGGGTGAGCGCGAGGGTGACGGGCACCGCCACCAGCACCACCAGCGCCTCGCGCCAGCCGAGGAAGAGGCCGATCAGGACGGTGACGGAGAGGGTCGCGAGCAGGAGGTGGAGCATCAGCTCGTTGGACTTCTCGCTCGCGGTCTCGCCGTAGTTGCGGGTCACGTCCACCAAAACGTCGGCGGGGAGGAGCCGGCTCCGGGCCTCCTCCACCCGCGCCAGCGCGGCGTGCGCGATGTCGGTGGCGTTGACGCCGGGCCGCTTGGCCACCGCGATCGTCACCGCCTGCGCGCCGCCCTCGCCTCGCGCCGCGTGGGTCACGTAGTCGGTGGCCTCGCCGGGCGCTTCAACGACGGTGGCGACGTTGCGGAGGTAGACCGGGCCGGCGCGGTTGGCGATGACCACGTCGCCGGCGTCCTTGGCGGAGCGGATCGGCGCCCCGACGGTCACGAGGAAGACCTCATTGGCGGAGGCGAACTCGCCGGCGGGGAGCCGCACGTTGGCGGCGCGGAGCGCCTGCATCACCTCACCAGGCGTGACACCGCTCCCCGCCAGCCGGGCCGGGTCGAGAGTGACGCGCAGCTGGGTCGGCTCGCCGCCGATCAGGTCGATGCGCGCGAGGTCGGGGATGGTGGAGAGTTCGTCGGCGAGGTGCGTGGCCATGGCGCGCAGCTCGTCGGAGCCGTAGCCGCCGCCGTGCAGCGTGAGCGCCAGGATGGGGACGTCGTCGATACCATGCGGCTTGATCATCGGCGGCATGGCGCCGGGGGGCGCCTGGTCCGCCGCGGAGCCCATCTTGTTGAACACCCGGCTGGTGGCGAGGTCCTGGTTCTCGCCCACCTTGAAGCGGACCGTGACCAGCGTCATCGATTCGCTGGCCATGGCGTAGACATACTCCACCCCGGGGACTTCCCACATCAGCTTCTCGATGGGGCGGGTCAGGAGGTTCTCGACCTCCTCGGGAGAGGCGCCGGGCATCACGGCGATGACGTCGATCATCGGTACCGAGATCTGCGGCTCCTCCTCGCGCGGCGTGGCGATGATGGCGAGCGTGCCGACCGCGAGCGAGGCGATGGTCACCAGCGGGGTCAGCTTCGAGCGCAGGAAGGCCTGCGCCATCCGTCCGGCGATGCCCATGATCAGCGCTCCCCGCCGGCCACCACCACGGTGTCACCGGCTGCGAGGCCGGAGAACACCTCGGTCATGCCGTCCGCGGAGCGGCCAAGCTTGACCCAGCGCAGCGTCGGCTGACCATCGACAACAGTGCGGACACCGGTCAGGTCGCCCTGCCGGACGACGGCGCCGTTCGGGACGAGGATGGCCTGGCGCGTCCCTCGGGGAAGCGCCAGCGTGGCGGGACTGCCGCTGAGGAATTCGCCCTTGGCGTTGGGCACCAGCGCGTTCACGGTGTAGAGATTGGGTCCGGACGGCACGACGCCTTCAACTTTCGCATCCACGGTCACGTCGCCGATGATGGCGGTGACGGTGGTGCCGGCCTTCAGGCCGCGTACGGCATCGGGGGCGGCGCTGACCGTCACCCGCAGCGTGCTGGCATCCTCCACCGTGACGAGCGGCGCGCCCGGCGCGGCGAAGGAGCCGGGATCGACGAAGCGATGGGTCACCACGCCGGCAAAGGGCGCCCGCACCTCGGCGTACGACGCGGTGGCCGCGAGTTCGGCGGCCATCGCCTTGGCGCTCGCCACGGCGGCGGTGGCGCGGGCCAGGCCAGTTTCCGCCTGGTCGAGCTGCGCCTTGGTGGCGGCGCTGTCGGCGTAGAGGGCGCGGATCCGGCCCGTCTGTACCGTGGCGTCGCTGTACACCGCACTCGCCTCGGCGAGACCGGCCTCGACCTGGGCGCGCTTGGCGTCGAGGTCACGGGCGTCGAGCCGGACCAGGAGGGTCCCGGCGGCGACGCGGTCGCCCTCGTGCACGGGGACGGCGACGACCGAGCCCATGAGCTTGGTGCTCAGTGTGGCGGCGCGGACCGGATTGGCGGTGCCCGCCGCCTCGAAAGCGTCCACGACGGTCGTGTCGGTGACCGCGACGGCGGTGCCGCCAAGCGGAAGTTTCTCGCCGGGCGTCTGTTCGGTGTCGGAACCGCAGGCGCCGAGGGCCAGGCTCGCGAGCAGGACGCCGGTGACAGGAATCAGCTTCCGCATCTCAATTCTCCAGGACGGTAAGGGCCATCAAGTCGGCGCCGGCAGCCTGCCGGGCCGCCGCATCGGCGGTGATGGTCTGGTAGCGGGCATCGGCAAGGCCGAGCCGGGTCTGCGTTTCGACGGCGGCGGCACCAAGGAGTTCAGCCACGGTCGCAAGACCGCCGGCGTACTTCTTGGCGACGATCCGGTGCGCCTCGGCGCCCTGCTCCACGGACATTTCAGCGATGCCGAGCTTCGCGACGGCAACAGCGAGCTGGGTGCGGGTGGCGTTCTGCTCGAGCTCGGCGCCGGCGGTGGCGGCTTCGGCCATGGCGCGGGCGGCGTCGGCACGGCCCCGCGCCGCCTGGCGGCCCGCGATCTCGGAGGCGCCGGCGAACGGGGTCCACGACGCCATGACGCCCACGGTGTAGCTGCTCTGCCCGCCGAAGAGTTGATCGGGGGAGTTCCAGTCGAGGCGGCCGAAGCCGTTGAGCCGCGGGATGTACGCGGCGTTGGCTCGGCGGACATCCCGCTCGGCGGCCTGCACGCCGAGTTGGGCGGCGGTCACATCGAGGCGGGCGGTGAGCGTGTCGCCAACGGGGAGCGCCACGAGGCTCCGGATCTGTGCCACGGTCGGCAATGAATCGGGGAGGACGAAGGAGGTGTCGCCCGGCTGGCCGAGCATGAGGGCCAGCTGCTGGCGCGCGATGCTGGCGTTGCCGCGGGCGCCGATCAGCTGGGCCTCGACCTGGCCGGCCTGCACCGCGGCGAGGAGCGCGTCGGACTTGGTGGCCATCCCGTTGGTGACCATCGACTCGGCCTGCTTCACGTGGGCACGGGCGGCGGCGGTGGCGGCCTCGAGGGTGCGGACCTGTTCGCGGGCGAGGATGGCGCCGAAGTAGGCGCGGG harbors:
- a CDS encoding metalloregulator ArsR/SmtB family transcription factor; this encodes MELSDSNATAIAERFKALGEPMRLRLLQALRTGECSVGDLAERTGGGQANVSKHLQVLLQQGYVDRRKEGTTSWYRITDPQVFTMCELVCGGLEEELDRKKKLLRRRR
- a CDS encoding DUF2892 domain-containing protein translates to MCNEKVIRRMAGLFVMGSVALGYWVHPAWFLFTAFVGFNLVQSSFTGFCLPERVFGRLRLFGCEPKKA
- a CDS encoding efflux RND transporter permease subunit, giving the protein MGIAGRMAQAFLRSKLTPLVTIASLAVGTLAIIATPREEEPQISVPMIDVIAVMPGASPEEVENLLTRPIEKLMWEVPGVEYVYAMASESMTLVTVRFKVGENQDLATSRVFNKMGSAADQAPPGAMPPMIKPHGIDDVPILALTLHGGGYGSDELRAMATHLADELSTIPDLARIDLIGGEPTQLRVTLDPARLAGSGVTPGEVMQALRAANVRLPAGEFASANEVFLVTVGAPIRSAKDAGDVVIANRAGPVYLRNVATVVEAPGEATDYVTHAARGEGGAQAVTIAVAKRPGVNATDIAHAALARVEEARSRLLPADVLVDVTRNYGETASEKSNELMLHLLLATLSVTVLIGLFLGWREALVVLVAVPVTLALTLFVYYALGYSLNRITLFALIFSIGILVDDAIVVVENIYRHLQMGDRAPDVAAVEGVDEVGNPTILATFTVIAAILPMAFVSGLMGPYMRPIPVGASAAMLASLAVAFIITPYLALRLLKGHVAAGPHMPDRAHEPEELSGFAKFYTGIMTPLMDIPRRRMAFYGGVVALLLLSMGLLAVKLVEVKMLPFDNKSEFQVVLDLPEGATLETSNAAAGAVAAYLRTVPEVTSTETYAGTSAPFNFNGLVRHYFMRRGANVADVQVNLLPKGERSRQSHDIAVAVRPSVDSIARSFGANAKIAEIPPGPPVLSTLVAEVYAADDSTRLAAATKVKAVMESTPGVVDVDWTVEAPQAKRAFRVDRVRAAEAGVTVEQVAQVLTMALSGADAGLASAPTAREGVAIVPRLGLSNRSSVEALLAVPVATPRGPTPLGRFVTVESMTRSPLRMRKNLRPVIYVTGDVAGTIESPVYAILAMNKALDTVQVNGATIARYNATAPDRLDETAMKWDGEWQVTIEVFRDLGLAFAAVLVLIYVLVVGWFQSFKIPLVIMAPIPLTLIGILPGHALTGAFFTATSMIGMIALAGIIVRNSILLVDFIQLAEARGRPLREAVLEAGAVRFRPIALTAAAVVIGGIVMVLDPIFQGLAVALMSGAIAATLLTMVVVPLLYWELRRREGASS
- a CDS encoding efflux RND transporter periplasmic adaptor subunit, with protein sequence MRKLIPVTGVLLASLALGACGSDTEQTPGEKLPLGGTAVAVTDTTVVDAFEAAGTANPVRAATLSTKLMGSVVAVPVHEGDRVAAGTLLVRLDARDLDAKRAQVEAGLAEASAVYSDATVQTGRIRALYADSAATKAQLDQAETGLARATAAVASAKAMAAELAATASYAEVRAPFAGVVTHRFVDPGSFAAPGAPLVTVEDASTLRVTVSAAPDAVRGLKAGTTVTAIIGDVTVDAKVEGVVPSGPNLYTVNALVPNAKGEFLSGSPATLALPRGTRQAILVPNGAVVRQGDLTGVRTVVDGQPTLRWVKLGRSADGMTEVFSGLAAGDTVVVAGGER
- a CDS encoding TolC family protein, whose product is MLRPIILAALAMALATPARAQAPLTLADAFRRADSAAYANRIAAGGARAQGAQSTAALQGILPTVRAEAGYAQTDNPLGAFGFTLQQRGVSMASFNPASLNYPDAVTNWNGGLVAEVPLINADAWFGKAAASSAGAAAEAGAGWTRQTTRVDVTRAYFGAILAREQVRTLEAATAAARAHVKQAESMVTNGMATKSDALLAAVQAGQVEAQLIGARGNASIARQQLALMLGQPGDTSFVLPDSLPTVAQIRSLVALPVGDTLTARLDVTAAQLGVQAAERDVRRANAAYIPRLNGFGRLDWNSPDQLFGGQSSYTVGVMASWTPFAGASEIAGRQAARGRADAARAMAEAATAGAELEQNATRTQLAVAVAKLGIAEMSVEQGAEAHRIVAKKYAGGLATVAELLGAAAVETQTRLGLADARYQTITADAAARQAAGADLMALTVLEN